The sequence ATTACCCATTGCCCATTACCAACTACCCATTACTCTTTTTATCGTGTTAATTTGCCAGGTTCCTAATTGTTCCAATCCCTTCAATGTAGAAGGAAGTAAACATTGTATCAGTTGCGGAGGAAGCAATTTTGGTAAATTTTTGAGAAACCGTTATCGGGTATTAAATTTGTTGGGAGAAGGTGGTTTTAGTAAAACTTACGCTGCTGTTGATGTTGATAGATTAGATGCACCTTGCGTTATCAAGCAGTTTTTCCCTCAAGTACAAGGAAGTTCGTCACGAGCTAAGGCGGCTAAATTATTCCGAGAAGAAGCCTTTCGTTTGTATGAGTTGGGGGAAAATCACTGGCAAATTCCCAGATTGTTAGCATTTTTTGAACAAGGTTCGAGTTTGTATTTGGTACAGGAACTCATTGAAGGACAAACTCTTCTAGATGAGTTTTATAATGTTGCTTTTGACGAGCAACGAATTAGAGCAATATTGACAGATTTATTGCCAGTTTTGGATTTTATTCATTCCAATAAAGTAATTCACCGGGATATAAAACCCGAAAATATTATTCGTCGTAAAAGTGACGGTAAACTAGTATTAATTGATTTTGGTGGAGCCAAACAAGTTACCCAAAGTAGTTTAGAAAGACAAGCTACAGTACTTTACACTATTGGTTATGCACCAGTCGAACAGATGGCTGGGTTTGTTTTTCCCGCAAGCGATTTATATGCTTTGGGAGTCACTTGCGTCCGACTTTTGACTAAGTGTTTACCTTCACAGGATGATAGCGGACAATTTAAGGACTATATTTATGATGCTATCAATGGTAAATGGTTGTGGCGAAATATTTTACAAGAAAAGGGTATTGTAATTAGCGAACAGTTAGGAATAGTTTTAGATAAGTTGCTACAACATTTAGTTAAAGATAGATATCAGTCAGCAGCAGAAGTACTCAAAGATTTAGCTTTTCTGGAAGAGAAGAATTCTAAGCTGGATGCAGTTAGTCAAGAAGATTTACAGCTTAAAAATTCTAATTCTCCCCTATCATCTAATAACAAACCCGAAATTCCCATAACTACCCAATCAACATCACCTCAATTACAAAACTTTGATTTTGATGTTGTAAGAATAGATGAAACGGGCAATTTAATTAAACGCTGGCGCAGTCAAGCAAAATTTTTTACACAGAATATCAGCGGCGAATTGTCTTTAGAGATGGTGGAAATTCCTAGTGGTAGCTTTATTATGGGTTCTTCTATCAATGAAGGAGACTCGGTAGAACGTCCCCAACATATTGTGACTCTTAAATCATTTTTTATGAGTAAATACCCAATTACTCAAGCTCAGTGGAAAGCCGTCGCATCTCTTCCACAAGTTAATCGAGAGATAAATCCCAATCCATCAAAATTTAAAGGTGCAATTTTACCCGTTGACAACGTGTCTTGGTATGAAGCCCAGGAATTTTGTGCCAGACTTCGGGAAAAAACCGCAAGAGAATATCGTTTACCCAGCGAAGCTGAATGGGAATATGCTTGTCGTGCTGGTACTAGCACCTCTTTTAATTTTGGTAAAAGTATTAATCGAGAACTGATAAACTGTAACATTGGTAAATATCACCCAATAGAAGCAATCAGAAAACACTACAAACAACCAAAACCAGTCGGTAGCTTTGAGGTAGCCAACGACTTTGGGTTATACGATATGCACGGGCAAGTATGGGAATGGTGTGCCGATCCCTGGCACAAAAATTATCATGGCGCTCCCAACGACGGAACAGTTTGGCACTATGGCGGAGACTTGCACCGTCGAGTAATTCGTGGCGGCTCGTGGAGTTTCACCCCGGAAAGTTGTCGTAGTGCTAGCCGTAGCTGGAATGAAACTGAAGGAGGGTTGAGGATGTGTGGGTTGAGGATTGTCAGCGAATAGTTATTAGTTAGCTGTTACCTCCCTTTCTTGTTTAATTATCTAACTCCATGGGGAACAATATAACTAGAAAGTTATATACAAGCATCTATGACTAAATGCCCGGAAAATAAAGATAAAAGTTCATCCCTACCTATTTCTTGGTTCCACAGACTGAGTATTGCACGAAAAATCGGTTTTGGTTATGCGATCGCTATTGGGGTTGGTGTATTAGGTACTGTTACCGGAACTTTTATTGGTGATTATTTTCAATATCAGGCAGGGAAAGTAGAACGGCTAGTTGATGAGGAAGTAGAATTATTTAATGAATTAAAATCTGCTGTTTTACAAGCTCGTATTCATCAACAACAATTTATTTATTTATTAGAAAAACCTCAAGAGTTGCAGAAAGAATTCGTTAATTTTATTGAAGACGAATCGGATGCGAAAGAAGGCTGGGAGGAACTTGAGTCTTTTAACGATCAAATAGCTGAAAACAAAGTATTAGACTATACACAAGTAGTCTCTTTTTTGCAAACCTATGATGGCGTGCAAGAAGAATATTTTGAAGAGGTTGATAAATTAATTGCACAAATAGATGCGCCGAATCTAAAATCACCGTCACAAATCCAAACTGCTCGAAAATTATTGTTAGATTTTACTAATAGTTCTGTCGCGCTAAAATTTGATGCTATTTCACATGAATTAAATGAATTAGCAGAAGCTGCCGAAGAAGAAGATGAGCGGGCTGATGCAGCTTTAGCACAAGCGCAGGAAACCCGCCGTTTTATAGTTTTAAGTACAAATTCTATATCTATTTTATTGGCAATTTTATTGGCATATTATACGACCAAAACCATTACTCTTCCTATCATTAAGCTCACAGATATTGCAGAAGAAACGACTCGGAACTCAAATTTTGATTTACAAGCACCTGTAACTACAAGAGATGAAATTGGTATATTAGCAATCTCACTCAATCAGTTAATTATACGAGTTAAAAATTTATTAAAAGAGCAAGCCGAGGGTAAAGAAAAATTAGAACTTTATAATTTGACTTTAGAGAGAAAGGTTAAACAAAGAACTGAAAAATTAGCGACGACTCTCAAAGAACTGCAATATACTCAAGCTCAATTAATACAACAAGAAAAAATGTCCAGTTTGGGACAGTTGGTAGCAGGTATCGCTCACGAAATTAATAATCCAGCTAATTTTATTCATGGCAATCTCGAATATACTAAAGATTATCTTCAAGATTTGCTCAATTTAGTAGAACTTTATCAATCAGAATATCCTAATCCGACAGAAATTATAGAAAAAGAAATTCAAAATATTGAGTTGGAATTCTTACAAGAAGACTTACCAAAGATTCTTGATTCCATGCAAACAGGTTCCGAACGTATTCGGGAAATTGTCAAATCGCTGCGTACTTTCTCGCGTTTGGATGAAGCAGATTATAAGAAAGTTGATATCCACGAAAGTATAGAAAGCACTTTAATGATTATCCAAAGTCGGCTAAAAGCTAACTCAGAACGTTGCGAAATCAAAGTTGTCAAAAATTACGATAAATTACCGTTGATTGAATGCTATGCAGGGCAGCTAAATCAGGTATTTTTGAATTTACTTTTTAATGCAATTGATGTAATAGAAGAAAAAATAAACAAAACTAATAATAGCCCATTTTTAGCTCCTCAAATTAGCATTTCCACAAAACTCTTGAATTTCGAGCAGATAGCTATATATATAGCCGATAACGGCTTAGGCATGACAGAAGAAATACGCGAAAAAATTTTTAACCCTTTCTTTACAACAAAACCAGTCGGCAAAGGGACTGGTTTAGGCTTAGCGGTAAGCTATCAAGTTGTAGTCGATAAACACCACGGAGAGTTGAACTGTTCTTCCACTCCGGGGGAAGGTACTGAATTTGCGATCGCGATTCCAGTTAGTCAGGAGCTAAGGAGTAAGGGAGTGAGGGAGTGAGGGAGGGAGTGAGGGAGTGAGGGAGGGAGGGAGTGAGGGAGGGAGTGAGGGAGGGAGGGAGGGAGGGAGTGAGGGAGGGAGGGAGGGAGGGAGGGAGGGAAGAAGAAAATAAAAAATCATCATCAAATTACCCCATTACCCCATTACCCCATTACCATTTAAACTAACTTCAAATCAGAATATTCGGCTAATAAATCATCGCTGGTTAAGGTGTCACCTTCGGCTTGTGGTGTCCACAATATCTCGAATGCCAGCAGTTTATCGCTTGGTATACCGCCAAATTGACTCAATGCTTGACGTAAGTCGTCGGAACTGTTGATGTTGGGAATTTCGGTTTTACCTAAAGTTGCTGCAATTAATGTCACAACTATATACTCTCCGGGACCTTGGTTAATTAAATCGGTGGGATTATCTAGTTCTCCGGTGGATGGTAAAGCGTTGTTGGATATAGCAGCTTTCAGTTGACTGTTTACGTTAGTTAATGTCTCTTCGCTAAATTTACTCCGCTCTGCTAAAGATAAACGGTTAAATTCAGATTCTGCGGAATTCAAGCGGGCTTGCTTTGTACTGCCACCTGCATATACCCAATATTCTGGATGACGCATTAAAGCTAAGCTGGCTTCTTGTAAAACCTGCGCTCTACCTTCTGAAGATTCGGTATCGGCAGTTTCGGCAAGGTGATTTAACTCGGTTTGTAGCTCGCGAGCTTGAGCTAATAAACCTACCTGTAAGCGAGTTACAGAAATTGTCGGGTTGCTGCTGTAGCCGCTGAATTCTTCTCCTCCATCGCTAGCAACTCTACGGAAGGTATTTACTAAAAAGTTCGCTAGAGCAAAGAAAATCAAGATTCCAAATAAACCCCCGAAGCCTCCACCTATACCCCAAAAGGGGAATAAGAAAGGAAAACCAAATCCACCTCTGGGATAGGGTGCATATCCACCTCCGGGAGGTGCATAAGTACGAGGAGATGAGTAAGGACGACTTGAAGGCATTCTGAAAGAACCGCCTCCAATTCTTCCCCCACTACGAGCGGCTAATGCTCCTGGTGCTTGGCTAAATACCAATGTAAACACTAGGAACACAACTAAGAGAGGTTTTAAAAGCGGCTTGATGGCACTTTGTAATTTTTTACGCATGATACGAACTGTGGAAAAACAATAATATTTACTATTGATGCCAATATTCTTAAAATACTTAAAAGATGTTTTCTGGTATTTTGCAAGAGGTCTTTTTATTATCTGTTAGCAGGTAATTGGCTCTTTTACTTCTAGCTTTCGTTTTTTTTTACTTTCTTCACTGGCTACATATTCAATTTATCGTTTCTCTCTATGCTTAGACAGTAACCTTTGGAGGGAAATCCACTGTAGATAACCGTACCCTTAGACGCACAAATCTACTATCCTTAGCTCGGTGCAATATTTATTTTTATTTAAGTATTAATCATTACATGATATCTATTATTTAGATAGCAGTCGAAAATTATACATTATAGAATTTATGCTGGCTTAATTATAGATATTTGTATAATATAGAACAGTAAAACTGACAAATATATTAATGCATCAATATAAGTCACAAACTTGAAGATTTAATGAAGCAATCTTAATTAAATGTTAATTAGATGAGTTTTGAGTAAAGATTTGCTTTTAAATTATGTTAAGAATGCTTAATTGTATTATGGGCAACAACTGTTTTAATATTGATTGGAGCAGTTGATGCGATCGCGATAGTTTTATGTGAGGAGTATTACTTATATAGTTAAGTATTTATTTTGTATAAATAAAAAATATTTCCAGTCAATCATGCTTAGATTTATCCCTAGGCAGTCAGCGGTTGTCGGGTGATTTTACTATATTGCCTTTGTAGATGGTATAACTTACCCATATAAATCTACTTAGGTCTTGATTCAAGCTTGGGATTGCCAGCTCGTTATGGCGAAGGCATTATTCTCCATTATCAGAAGGGTGAAATTAAATGAAGTTGCTATTAGTGTGTACTTCCGGAGGTCATTTTTCGACTATGAGGAGACTAGAGTCTTTTTGGTCGAATCACGAACGTGTATGGGTGACAGACTGGAAGAAAGATACAAAATTATTGGAGCACAAAGAGACAGTCCATTGGTTACCTTATCAGCCTCCTAGAGATATTTGGGCGTTTTTAGGCAATATTCCTCGGGTGTTTAAAACTGTTTATTTAGAGCAACCGGATATAGTTATTTCGACAGGGGCTAGCATTGCCGTTGGCTTTGCTTTTGCAGCGAAATTATTTGGTAAGCGGTTTGTCTATGTGGAAAGTATTTCCCGCTCGGAGGAATTGAGTTTATCTGGAAAACTAGTTTATAAATTAAGCGATGAATTTTACGTACAGTGGCCTAATTTATGTCGGAAATATCCTAAAGCTATTTTTAGGGGGTATGCTTAGTAGTTTGCTAAACGAAAGTTGCTGGGTGAGGGAAGGGAGGGGGAGATTAGGAAGAGGGGGTAGAATAAGTGTTTCTTTTTTTCATATACCTATCATCTTTTATAGGACAGACTACTAATATTTAATTTATTGTGATGGATTTACTGTGAATAAAAAATTATTCTCCCCCCTCCTTAACCTCACCAGTCAATTTTGAGTTGAATACCAAAGGCTTTGTAAATGATTACCGTAACTTTAGGGACAATTCCCTTCGCTTTCAATAGAGCTATCGATTGGCTGGAGAGACTTTTGAGTGCGGGTGTGATTTCGGAGAGTGTTTTTGTGCAGCATGGAACTACTGATGTCTCGATTCTGGCAAAATACTCTTTCGTCACCACTACACCAATTGTTGAAACAAGCTTTTTGATGAAAACAATCGGGGAGTCTCGATTGATTGTATCTCATGCGGGTCAGGGTTTAACGCGGGGTTTGGCTGCCCAGGGAGCTTGTTTTATATTGGTTCCGCGCCTATCTCGTTACAACGAGCATATCGACGATCATCAATTGTGGTTTGCTCGGGGAGTAGAAAAGTTGGGGATAACTCACTGTACTAGTTTGGATAATTTTGAACAAGCTGTTAAATGTCCTCCGCCTAGTTTTAAAGGGCAGATATTTGATGAGCCAAGGTTAGCCGAACATCTAATGCAGATATATCCGAGATAAGCGGGGGTGCAGGAAAAGTTTGATTAAAAAAATTGCTCTAAAGAGAACGCAAACAAAAAAGGAGACAAAATGAAATAATCTCGGTACAAACGATATGACTCATAGATACATAGGTTGTAATTTAACTTGATTTTGAAATTAGGATAGAGAGTTGATATGAGTAGAATTGCCACAATTGCAATACGACATTGGAAGTTGCTCTTGGCTTGGAATATTTTGTTAATTGGGATTACTGCCATCAATATCAAATTGACACCTCGGGTTTGGGAGGGTAAAGCACAGTTAATATTACCGAATGTTACCAATCAGAGCGATGCAGATTTAGGTAAATTGGGTAATGTTCGGGATGAGGGAATTGTTTTTTCTCAGCAGCTTAACCCTTTAAATATTCTGTCATCTATTGCTACAAGCGACCATGTTGTTGAGGAAGTATGGCAAAACGATCCGGAGAAAAGCGAATATTCTCGGTTAAGTCAATTTAAGAAGCTGTTTGAAGTAACTCCGGAAAAAGAATCTACGGTTATATCCTTGGAAGTTCAAGGTTCTAGTCCGGAATTAGCCAAAAATAGAGCTGCTGCTTTAATTGCTGCTTTTAGCAATCGCCTGCAAGAATTGCGACTTGATGAAGCAAAACAGCGATCGCAGTTTATGCAGGGGGAAGTAAAGCTGGCTAATACGAAGTTGTTGAAAGCACAAAAAGCTTTAAGTGAATTCAAGCAAAAAACTAATTTAGTTAGTTCCGAGGAGCAGACGCAACAGATTGTTTCAGCTATCAATACTTTGAATACTCAACAAGCTCAAGCTATAGCGGAAGCGGAATCTGCGGCGGCAAGGGTGAGGATGTTATCGAATCGTATCGCTTTGAGTCCTGCTGCTGCGGTAAATTCTGTACGACTCAAAGAATACAAGGAATTCCAGTTGATTAGGGATAAGTTAAGTCAAATTGAAGTTGCATTAATAGAAGCTCAAGGTAAATTAACCAGCAACCATCCGGAAGTACAAAATTTACTGTACCAGCGCTCGGTTTTACGCCAACAACTCAACCAGTTTATTGCTGCTTCTAGAGCCAATGCAGGAGGAGTTAATCCGGCAATCGGGGAAAATACTGCTAGTTTAGCCGAGCAAGTTATTTTAGCCGAAAGTCAGGTTATAGGGATGCAGAAAAAAGCCGAAAAATTGCAACCCCAGATTGATAAATTAAGTGCCAGTTTAAATTCTTTACCCCAAAAGCAAGCTAAATTATTGGAATTACAGCGACAATACGATATTGCTGAAGGAGTTTATAACGGGGTAGTGGCGCAGATAGAACAAGCCAAACTCGGGGCTTTCAGCGCTTATCCCAGCGTGCAAGTGTTGGATAAGCCTATGGTGGATAATAAACCATCGGGACCTAAATTAAAATTGATGTTGCTCGGAGCATTGCTAGCTTCTGGTTTTGGTAGTGCTGCGATAATCTTGTTTATGGAGAATCGCAACCCCTTACTTAGCCCTAAAGATATTCAACAAGCTAACATTCCGGTACTTGCAAGTATTCCCTATGTTAGACATATCAATGCAAAAGCCGATAGGAAACTAGGAGGAGAAATCGAGTTTCAGCGCTTGGCTTCGGCAGTTAGCTTAATGCAGTTAAACTCTGGAAGGTTGATGATTGCTAGTGCTAACACCGAAGAAGGTAAAACTACAACTACTATCGGTTTGGCGAATGCGCTGCTGGTATTGGGTTTTAAAGTATTGCTAGTTGACGGAGATTTTCGTCGAGGGGAGCTTTCGGAATCTTTGGGTTATCAGCCACAAGCAAAATCGCGATTTGTGCATAATCAAGTTCGTTTCAATTTAGATTTATTATCGGTTAATATTGCCGAAGATAAAATTTCTGAGTTTGTTGCTCGCGGTGAATTTGAGCAATATTTGAATTTGATTCAAGCTCAGGGAAATTACGATTACGTTTTAGTTGATAGCTCTCCAGTTGCTTTGACACCAGAAGCAGCACTACTAGCAAGAATAATATCAAAAGTTGTGTTTGTAGTTCGTTCTACAAGCAGCCATCGCAACTATTTTTACGACAGCGTCGAACAATTAACTCGCCATCAAGCGGAAATTTGTGGGTTGGTAGTTAACGGTGTGGAAAATAGAGCGCAAGGTTATATTTACGGACAAAATACAGCCAAAGTTTAGGATTTTTAG comes from Rivularia sp. PCC 7116 and encodes:
- a CDS encoding GNVR domain-containing protein; the encoded protein is MSRIATIAIRHWKLLLAWNILLIGITAINIKLTPRVWEGKAQLILPNVTNQSDADLGKLGNVRDEGIVFSQQLNPLNILSSIATSDHVVEEVWQNDPEKSEYSRLSQFKKLFEVTPEKESTVISLEVQGSSPELAKNRAAALIAAFSNRLQELRLDEAKQRSQFMQGEVKLANTKLLKAQKALSEFKQKTNLVSSEEQTQQIVSAINTLNTQQAQAIAEAESAAARVRMLSNRIALSPAAAVNSVRLKEYKEFQLIRDKLSQIEVALIEAQGKLTSNHPEVQNLLYQRSVLRQQLNQFIAASRANAGGVNPAIGENTASLAEQVILAESQVIGMQKKAEKLQPQIDKLSASLNSLPQKQAKLLELQRQYDIAEGVYNGVVAQIEQAKLGAFSAYPSVQVLDKPMVDNKPSGPKLKLMLLGALLASGFGSAAIILFMENRNPLLSPKDIQQANIPVLASIPYVRHINAKADRKLGGEIEFQRLASAVSLMQLNSGRLMIASANTEEGKTTTTIGLANALLVLGFKVLLVDGDFRRGELSESLGYQPQAKSRFVHNQVRFNLDLLSVNIAEDKISEFVARGEFEQYLNLIQAQGNYDYVLVDSSPVALTPEAALLARIISKVVFVVRSTSSHRNYFYDSVEQLTRHQAEICGLVVNGVENRAQGYIYGQNTAKV
- a CDS encoding glycosyltransferase, yielding MITVTLGTIPFAFNRAIDWLERLLSAGVISESVFVQHGTTDVSILAKYSFVTTTPIVETSFLMKTIGESRLIVSHAGQGLTRGLAAQGACFILVPRLSRYNEHIDDHQLWFARGVEKLGITHCTSLDNFEQAVKCPPPSFKGQIFDEPRLAEHLMQIYPR
- the pssD gene encoding PssD/Cps14F family polysaccharide biosynthesis glycosyltransferase is translated as MKLLLVCTSGGHFSTMRRLESFWSNHERVWVTDWKKDTKLLEHKETVHWLPYQPPRDIWAFLGNIPRVFKTVYLEQPDIVISTGASIAVGFAFAAKLFGKRFVYVESISRSEELSLSGKLVYKLSDEFYVQWPNLCRKYPKAIFRGYA
- a CDS encoding DUF1517 domain-containing protein, which translates into the protein MRKKLQSAIKPLLKPLLVVFLVFTLVFSQAPGALAARSGGRIGGGSFRMPSSRPYSSPRTYAPPGGGYAPYPRGGFGFPFLFPFWGIGGGFGGLFGILIFFALANFLVNTFRRVASDGGEEFSGYSSNPTISVTRLQVGLLAQARELQTELNHLAETADTESSEGRAQVLQEASLALMRHPEYWVYAGGSTKQARLNSAESEFNRLSLAERSKFSEETLTNVNSQLKAAISNNALPSTGELDNPTDLINQGPGEYIVVTLIAATLGKTEIPNINSSDDLRQALSQFGGIPSDKLLAFEILWTPQAEGDTLTSDDLLAEYSDLKLV
- a CDS encoding ATP-binding protein → MTKCPENKDKSSSLPISWFHRLSIARKIGFGYAIAIGVGVLGTVTGTFIGDYFQYQAGKVERLVDEEVELFNELKSAVLQARIHQQQFIYLLEKPQELQKEFVNFIEDESDAKEGWEELESFNDQIAENKVLDYTQVVSFLQTYDGVQEEYFEEVDKLIAQIDAPNLKSPSQIQTARKLLLDFTNSSVALKFDAISHELNELAEAAEEEDERADAALAQAQETRRFIVLSTNSISILLAILLAYYTTKTITLPIIKLTDIAEETTRNSNFDLQAPVTTRDEIGILAISLNQLIIRVKNLLKEQAEGKEKLELYNLTLERKVKQRTEKLATTLKELQYTQAQLIQQEKMSSLGQLVAGIAHEINNPANFIHGNLEYTKDYLQDLLNLVELYQSEYPNPTEIIEKEIQNIELEFLQEDLPKILDSMQTGSERIREIVKSLRTFSRLDEADYKKVDIHESIESTLMIIQSRLKANSERCEIKVVKNYDKLPLIECYAGQLNQVFLNLLFNAIDVIEEKINKTNNSPFLAPQISISTKLLNFEQIAIYIADNGLGMTEEIREKIFNPFFTTKPVGKGTGLGLAVSYQVVVDKHHGELNCSSTPGEGTEFAIAIPVSQELRSKGVRE
- a CDS encoding bifunctional serine/threonine-protein kinase/formylglycine-generating enzyme family protein encodes the protein MLICQVPNCSNPFNVEGSKHCISCGGSNFGKFLRNRYRVLNLLGEGGFSKTYAAVDVDRLDAPCVIKQFFPQVQGSSSRAKAAKLFREEAFRLYELGENHWQIPRLLAFFEQGSSLYLVQELIEGQTLLDEFYNVAFDEQRIRAILTDLLPVLDFIHSNKVIHRDIKPENIIRRKSDGKLVLIDFGGAKQVTQSSLERQATVLYTIGYAPVEQMAGFVFPASDLYALGVTCVRLLTKCLPSQDDSGQFKDYIYDAINGKWLWRNILQEKGIVISEQLGIVLDKLLQHLVKDRYQSAAEVLKDLAFLEEKNSKLDAVSQEDLQLKNSNSPLSSNNKPEIPITTQSTSPQLQNFDFDVVRIDETGNLIKRWRSQAKFFTQNISGELSLEMVEIPSGSFIMGSSINEGDSVERPQHIVTLKSFFMSKYPITQAQWKAVASLPQVNREINPNPSKFKGAILPVDNVSWYEAQEFCARLREKTAREYRLPSEAEWEYACRAGTSTSFNFGKSINRELINCNIGKYHPIEAIRKHYKQPKPVGSFEVANDFGLYDMHGQVWEWCADPWHKNYHGAPNDGTVWHYGGDLHRRVIRGGSWSFTPESCRSASRSWNETEGGLRMCGLRIVSE